One Benincasa hispida cultivar B227 chromosome 5, ASM972705v1, whole genome shotgun sequence genomic window carries:
- the LOC120077124 gene encoding MDIS1-interacting receptor like kinase 2-like produces the protein MKSLRFVDLSYNDLEGPIPESKAFEEASAESFENNKALCGKHTSLKNCPVHVKDKKAVISPLALILIPSFAVLVIALWISIGVVCALKSSERKKRVKVRDLHNGDLFSIWSYDGKLVYGDIREATEGFDDKYCIGVGGHGSVYKAKLSTGQVVAVKKLHSLHHSKLEDQRASESEISALTKIRHRNIVKLYGFCFHARESLLVYEYLERGNLANMLSSEELAKELNWMRRIHVVKGVANALNYMHHDCAPPIIHRDVSSNNILLDSSYEAHISDFGTARLINIDSTTWTATAGTYGYIAPELAYTMKVTPKCDVYSFGVVTLETIMGRHPGELIYALSTTLSSPSSSATGLEPLNVESLQLKDIIDKRLPTPTAQMAEEILTMTKLALACINVNPQFRPTMKNVAQDLLTPRRELLKLFSSITLGKLVNSDDIQEGKSLSDSMSSS, from the exons ATGAAGAGTTTACGGTTTGTTGATTTGTCGTATAACGACTTGGAAGGCCCAATTCCTGAGAGCAAGGCTTTTGAAGAGGCATCAGCAGAGTCATTTGAGAACAACAAAGCTCTGTGTGGAAAGCACACCAGTTTGAAGAATTGTCCAGTTCATGTGAAGGATAAGAAGGCAGTTATTTCTCCACTTGCTTTGATTCTCATTCCTTCTTTTGCAGTTTTGGTAATTGCATTGTGGATAAGCATTGGAGTTGTATGTGCCTTGAAAAGCAGTGAAAGAAAAAAGAGGGTTAAGGTGAGAGACTTACACAATGGAGATTTGTTTTCAATTTGGAGTTATGATGGAAAATTGGTATATGGAGATATAAGGGAAGCAACTGAAGGCTTTGATGATAAGTATTGCATTGGGGTTGGAGGACATGGAAGTGTTTACAAGGCTAAGTTGTCCACAGGCCAAGTTGTGGCAGTGAAGAAGCTGCATTCTCTTCATCACTCCAAGTTGGAAGATCAAAGAGCATCAGAAAGTGAGATAAGTGCATTAACGAAAATCCGACATCGAAACATTGTAAAGCTTTACGGGTTCTGTTTTCACGCTCGAGAATCGCTTTTAGTCTACGAGTACTTAGAAAGAGGAAATTTGGCCAACATGTTGAGTAGTGAAGAGCTAGCAAAAGAACTGAATTGGATGAGAAGGATCCATGTTGTAAAAGGAGTTGCCAATGCTCTAAACTATATGCATCATGATTGCGCGCCTCCAATCATCCATCGAGATGTTTCGAGTAACAATATACTATTGGATTCAAGCTATGAAGCTCATATTTCTGACTTCGGCACGGCTAGACTCATAAACATCGATTCAACGACTTGGACTGCAACAGCTGGTACTTATGGATACATAGCTCCAG AGCTTGCATATACAATGAAGGTTACACCAAAATGTGATGTCTATAGCTTCGGAGTAGTGACACTTGAAACAATCATGGGGCGTCACCCGGGTGAGCTTATATATGCTCTTTCAACTACATTATCATCACCGTCATCGTCGGCCACAGGTTTGGAACCATTGAATGTGGAATCCTTACAGTTAAAGGATATCATTGACAAGCGCTTACCAACTCCTACTGCTCAAATGGCTGAGGAAATACTCACAATGACTAAACTAGCATTGGCTTGTATTAATGTCAATCCTCAGTTTAGGCCAACAATGAAGAATGTAGCTCAAGATTTATTGACTCCTCGACGAGAGCTTCTCAAGCTGTTTTCTAGTATCACATTGGGAAAACTTGTGAACTCGGATGATATCCAAGAAGGCAAGAGCCTTTCTGATTCAATGTCGAGCAGTTGA
- the LOC120077286 gene encoding MDIS1-interacting receptor like kinase 2-like: MMQFKAVLHLSFIFLIFHLAIVFASSIQQQREEELEALLQWKFSLQNKSQALLPSWKLVPLPNPSPCNWEGIICNNAQIVNHIILKSIGLIGTLEHFNFSSFPNLLTLDLYSNRLSGTIPPSIGKLAELIKLNLSNNGFEGGIPKEVGGLVKLTLLSFSQNLLSGSIPSTIRNLRSLSVLNLGSNHLSGSIPSELGELTFLVELRLHLNNLTGSIPPSLGDLSGLEVLSLYGNQLSGVLPKEINKLTNLTHFFLSNNTISGSLPQTLCHGGLLQCFCASNNNFSGSVPKGLKNCTSLTRLRLDRNKFHGNISEDFGIYPYLDYIDLSYNDFYGEVSPKWAKCRLLKSLKISNNQIGGEFPAELGESSLLHVLDLSSNNLSGQIPKRS, from the coding sequence ATGATGCAATTCAAGGCAGTTCTACATCTTTCTTTCATCTTCCTCATTTTTCATTTGGCcatagtttttgcttcttcaatTCAACAACAAAGAGAGGAAGAGCTTGAAGCTTTGCTTCAATGGAAGTTCAGCCTTCAAAACAAGTCTCAAGCTCTCCTTCCTTCATGGAAACTAGTCCCACTTCCAAATCCAAGTCCTTGCAATTGGGAAGGCATCATTTGCAACAACGCTCAAATTGTCAATCATATCATTCTCAAAAGCATTGGCTTGATAGGTACTCTTGAGCACTTCAACTTCTCATCATTTCCCAATCTCCTTACTCTTGATCTCTATAGTAACCGCCTTTCTGGGACCATCCCGCCTTCGATTGGAAAGCTTGCTGAACTGATCAAGCTTAACCTCAGCAACAATGGCTTTGAAGGAGGCATACCAAAGGAGGTTGGAGGGCTGGTGAAGCTTACTTTGTTGAGCTTCTCACAAAATCTTCTTTCAGGTTCGATCCCGTCGACTATTCGAAACTTGAGGAGCCTTTCAGTTCTGAATCTTGGCAGCAACCATCTGTCTGGCTCAATTCCATCTGAGTTAGGAGAGTTGACATTTCTCGTCGAGCTTCGGTTGCATTTGAACAACCTGACTGGTTCGATCCCGCCATCTTTAGGAGATCTTTCTGGTCTAGAAGTTTTGTCTCTCTATGGGAATCAGTTGTCTGGTGTGCTGCCCAAAGAGATCAACAAACTCACCAATTTGACTCATTTCTTCCTCTCAAACAATACCATCTCTGGCTCTTTACCACAAACTCTGTGTCATGGAGGCTTATTGCAATGCTTCTGTGCTAGTAACAACAACTTCAGTGGTTCAGTCCCAAAAGGCCTAAAGAACTGCACCAGTCTAACTCGGCTTCGGCTCGATCGAAACAAGTTTCATGGAAACATATCTGAAGATTTCGGTATATATCCATATTTGGATTACATCGATCTTAGTTACAATGATTTCTATGGTGAAGTTTCACCGAAATGGGCGAAATGCCGACTTCTCAAAAGCTTGAAGATCTCCAATAATCAGATCGGTGGAGAGTTTCCAGCAGAACTTGGAGAATCAAGTCTCTTACATGTTTTAGACCTGTCTTCCAACAATCTTTCAGGACAAATTCCCaaaagaagttga